In Zingiber officinale cultivar Zhangliang chromosome 9B, Zo_v1.1, whole genome shotgun sequence, the genomic window TAGCACCTCCTCCAGCCCTCTCGTCGGTCGTCGCCGCCAAAGGACCGGACCGCCGCCTCTACTTCTTCTCCTCTCGCCACAGCCACCATGAGCAGAGAGGAGGAAGCTCTCCTTTTCCTCGCGCAGCCACAGGGGTCGACCCGCAGCTCGTAGCTCGCAGCGCCTGCCGCCGCACCTTCCAGCACCCACCGCAGCTCACAGCGCCTACCGCCGCTCCTTCCGGCACCCACCGCAGCCTATAGTGGCTGCGAGTGTCGCTGCCGACGCCTCCAGACAGCCTCCTCCGGCGCCCTTTGGGCAGCTGTCGTTCGAGTGCCCAGGTATCGTACTATTTGTCcattccggcctgcgagctgATATGGTGTCCGACCTTCGTGCCGCTGTTGCATGTCGGCCTACAAGCCGAGGTTGTAGTCAGGTCGTCCGTTGCCTTGCGGATCCGTATCGCGTTCGGCTTCTAGCCACCGGGGCCAGCTACTCATCTGGCAGGCATCTACCTACTCCTCACGACCGCGGCGACTCGATCAGCGCCTtgaccagctcatccatccattcgagggcgccccctggggccagggtacgtcaccgtattcattttgtacttattttattatcttgttattaTGTGGATGCTTATATATTCGCGGGAtccacctcgagcatcgaggtaccagagatcggggcaacccggtcgctggctgcagggaTTGCTGACCAGAGGACTTaagacgacttggtcaacgcagaAGACAGCTCgccaccgggtcatggggatgcggtcaaccttccggACACATCATTCCGGTAGGTTCGTCTTCttagcttcccgacaggatcatctacaaataaggaaagatatctaatctctcttttaatcctttgtagaaaatctataaaaggaaatattttaaaattaaaaactcttttttaaaaccatgtggataaaaacataaaagaaaagattttatcaaacttttatttttaataaaattccctttcctttccttacttggtcggccacttgcttgggcaccaagcaaggcttggccggccctagcttgagctccaagcttggcttggccgacccctttcttgggctccaagcaaggataggggcctgcccctagcatgggctaagaggctaggctttgggtggatataagactatatataagaggctataatagtgactcagagaaggaattggttttgatctcccgatgatcttaaatttcccgtgttcgccccgaacaaccaactcaagttcatcaataataacttataccactaaagagttattattgaactaccgcaccaatcacaaattacattatgggctccttattatgagtgtgttaatctccctatgtttgagatatcgaatgcccactaattaaatgagttactacaactcacttaattaatatctagctccaagagtagtaccactcaatcttattgtcattttggactaagtccacctgtagggtttacatgacaatccttatgagctcctcaaggggacattatcaacctagattactatgatacagtttcattttataatcaacaacacaccatataaataatagcattccccaacttatcgagcctattgatttatcgaactaaaccgcactcattgataaattaaagaaataaatattaagtatacgtgcttgttattatatcatgattaagaatacgtacttccataataacagatgtcttgttctttttaaaGAGCCagaataaaaagaaactaccttaaatgatcctgctcaatatactcatagtgtactagtgtaatttattagtcaagataaactaatacctaattacactacaaccactccaatcactacaacaaaaactctcatagacattggtggaacaacaacaattttaagcaaaaaccgatgtctttgagtattttacaccggtttttccaaaaatcggtgtctatgagcgcagattttcgctcatagacatcggttttttaggcgatgtctatgagcgccttttttttcgttaatagacaccgatttttacatcggttttttaaaacccgatgtctatgaaccaaaataaaataatataacttttccaccaatacttagccaaaatttgcaacacttcactcttccctccaaacctaaacctatatcgcgtcgtCCACACCAAACCTACTCCGCCGTCTGCTATCGCCACCACCATATACAATCGCGATGCCACCACcactctcctcctctccgccAGTTGtccaaccatctctctcagcctcatctccctcttcccctttctagatcgacgccccttcctctcccaatCGGGATCGACGCACGACGCCCCTGCTGCTCCGTCctaccacaccgcatctcctccacctcctccctttgggtgagaagaggagcccTTCTTCGCATTTCGAGAAAGGAGAGGTGACGAGTTGGTCTTGCTTTCTAGGGTTTTGTTGTCGTCGGATCTTAGAGTAGTAGCAGCGGAGGGAGGCAAGATGAAGACAACCAAAGGGGAAAAGGTGATGAACCCCACTGATGCCTACCGGAAGGAGATACGGAAGGAGGTCAAATGGGTAAGAAACACGAACTCTTTGGTTCCATTTCCGCTAGTTCATTCTTGACCTCAGGGTCTCCCTTCCTTGTAAAGTTGCACGCTGAATGTCATTATTGTGATGATCTCCTCGCTCCAGTTGACCTCGCTACGCTCGGCGATTTGTTTTTGGGGAAAAGGTGAGCCTCATCTGTGATAAGATAATCGGCGTTAGGGTTCTTGAGAATACTATATGTGTCAGCAGTTGTTTTCCTTTTTACTTGTATCCAACAGGTGGCGGGTGCCAATCTAGCTAGGAAgctttttagggtttttttttttaaaccggtGTTTCCTGCTCTGGAGTAACAAGGAGCGGGTCAATGGCAGACGAGAGAGAGTTGTTGGGTTCTCTCGTAGCTCTGGACTACAAAAGGAGGAGGAACGTTTGGATTTGCTTCTCTGAGAATTGTAGATGAGAGAGATGGGCGACGAGACTGGAAGCGAGTTCAAGCAGATTTGCGTCTTCTGCGGAAGCAACTCCGACAACCGAACCGTCTTCAGCGATGCGGCTGTGGAGCTGGGCCGTGAACTGGTACTCCCTCCCTCGAAGACGAATTAACTTTTACAACTTCACCTTCAATCAAGACATCATGAAACAAATATGCTGATTATTTCATGTGTTTGTAGGTGAAGAAGAGAATCGATTTAGTTTATGGAGGTGGAAGCGTGGGATTAATGGGGCTGATTTCTCAGACAGTTTATGATGGTGGATGCCATGTTCTTGGGTACTACTTACTTTTTTGTTTTtcgtcttcttttcttctcttgcgcTGTTGttagaagaaaattctaatttggcGTGCGCAGGGTGATTCCTAAAACTCTTGTTCCAATTGAGGTATGGTTTTT contains:
- the LOC122024932 gene encoding cytokinin riboside 5'-monophosphate phosphoribohydrolase LOG8-like, with translation MREMGDETGSEFKQICVFCGSNSDNRTVFSDAAVELGRELVKKRIDLVYGGGSVGLMGLISQTVYDGGCHVLGVIPKTLVPIEVWFLAFFLPSFVHRLCLICYSFMNICFQMT